The following are from one region of the Candidatus Methylomirabilota bacterium genome:
- a CDS encoding copper resistance protein CopC, producing the protein MATSAWGHSFPDHAEPRVGWTVNKPPAQVRIWFDVPIEPFFSTIKVVDANGQQVDKQDGRVNPTDRTVLEVSLPSLPPGKYRVFWNVISIDTHRTEGDYPFTISSSP; encoded by the coding sequence ATGGCCACATCGGCCTGGGGCCATTCCTTCCCCGATCACGCAGAGCCGCGAGTCGGGTGGACGGTAAACAAGCCGCCCGCTCAGGTCAGGATCTGGTTCGACGTGCCCATTGAGCCGTTCTTCAGCACCATCAAGGTGGTCGATGCGAACGGGCAGCAGGTGGATAAACAGGACGGACGCGTGAATCCAACAGACCGTACGGTCCTGGAGGTGAGTCTCCCGTCTCTTCCACCCGGAAAATATCGGGTGTTCTGGAACGTGATCTCCATCGACACGCACCGTACCGAGGGCGACTATCCCTTCACCATCTCGTCGAGCCCATGA
- a CDS encoding metal-binding protein SmbP, whose amino-acid sequence MLFVGALTFVGSGVSWAEKSHLDEARDHTQAAVEHGKAGHANVVVEHATVALQHAEAAQKAKANDHTAAAIKGLKETVEHGKAGHADVAGKAAAGALEHLKAVK is encoded by the coding sequence ATGTTGTTTGTGGGTGCGTTAACCTTTGTCGGTAGTGGCGTCTCCTGGGCTGAAAAGTCCCATCTTGACGAGGCGCGCGATCATACCCAGGCGGCCGTCGAGCACGGTAAGGCTGGGCACGCTAATGTGGTGGTGGAGCATGCGACGGTAGCCTTGCAGCATGCCGAAGCAGCCCAGAAGGCAAAAGCCAACGATCATACGGCTGCAGCCATCAAGGGGTTGAAGGAGACCGTCGAGCACGGTAAGGCGGGACACGCCGATGTCGCCGGCAAGGCCGCTGCAGGAGCGCTCGAGCACCTCAAAGCCGTGAAGTAA
- a CDS encoding CopD family protein, translated as MTNLQTLLPIIIRYLEFVSLTMLVGSFAFVCLILPPGLLSREVYQNLERLLRRVQAGSILIVALTSVADLILRTLTMSGGTMATLGIALPMVLRHTHFGTVWIARILLLGLLGVAWWLRLQGAATPSRFAWIAEIPRVGLSSMTWWLRLLGATASPQFAWGSFFGACFVALTTTLSGHSAAWGDVTVPVLVDWFHLIAISIWMGGLFTFGFVLKRSLATPGMEEMVRALSSIARLFSRIAAACVAVFLLTGLYSAWLQVGSFSALIDAAYGWTLLIKLGLVGGALMIAAINRFYFLTRLAPRVTTHGQPVFRTSRRVSGSLEVANETGDDRRIRYRFSRFVRLEWIIVMVTLACSALLTQLMPARHVRHLEHLKASEHHSGQPPAHDMPMAMPPSTHR; from the coding sequence ATGACCAACCTGCAGACCCTCCTGCCGATCATCATCCGCTACCTGGAGTTTGTAAGCCTCACAATGTTGGTCGGTAGCTTCGCCTTTGTGTGCCTGATTCTTCCACCAGGCCTGTTATCACGTGAGGTGTACCAAAACCTTGAGCGACTGCTTCGCCGGGTTCAGGCAGGCTCGATCCTGATCGTGGCGCTCACGAGCGTTGCCGATCTGATCCTCAGAACCCTGACGATGAGCGGCGGGACCATGGCCACATTGGGCATCGCGCTTCCGATGGTCCTTCGGCACACCCATTTCGGGACGGTGTGGATCGCCAGGATCCTCCTGCTGGGGCTGCTGGGTGTGGCCTGGTGGCTCCGGCTGCAGGGGGCGGCCACGCCCTCCCGGTTTGCCTGGATCGCCGAGATCCCCCGCGTGGGGCTATCGAGCATGACGTGGTGGCTCCGTCTACTAGGGGCGACGGCCAGCCCGCAGTTCGCGTGGGGCTCCTTCTTTGGCGCCTGCTTCGTGGCCCTCACCACAACCCTCTCAGGCCACTCGGCTGCCTGGGGTGATGTGACAGTTCCGGTACTGGTCGACTGGTTCCACCTCATCGCTATCTCGATCTGGATGGGCGGGCTGTTCACCTTCGGGTTCGTGCTCAAGCGTTCCCTGGCAACGCCAGGCATGGAGGAGATGGTGCGCGCGCTCTCATCAATCGCCAGGCTTTTCTCCAGGATAGCAGCCGCCTGTGTGGCGGTCTTTTTGCTGACAGGGCTTTACAGCGCATGGTTGCAGGTGGGCTCCTTTTCGGCTCTCATCGACGCTGCATACGGCTGGACTCTCCTGATCAAGCTCGGGCTCGTGGGCGGCGCCTTGATGATCGCGGCGATCAACCGGTTCTACTTTCTCACCCGGTTGGCACCGCGCGTGACCACGCACGGCCAACCGGTCTTCAGGACGAGCCGGCGCGTAAGCGGTAGTTTAGAAGTAGCCAACGAGACTGGAGACGACCGGCGGATTCGATACCGGTTCTCTCGGTTTGTTCGATTGGAGTGGATCATAGTGATGGTCACGCTGGCCTGTTCTGCCCTACTCACCCAACTGATGCCGGCCCGCCATGTGCGTCACCTCGAACATCTCAAAGCCTCTGAGCATCATAGCGGCCAGCCGCCGGCGCACGACATGCCAATGGCAATGCCGCCATCAACGCACAGGTAG